Proteins encoded together in one Coffea arabica cultivar ET-39 chromosome 2c, Coffea Arabica ET-39 HiFi, whole genome shotgun sequence window:
- the LOC113727316 gene encoding F-box protein At3g54460-like, protein MENPSEDDPIPDHKLCGYLRTVVTIPPPQNSQTLPPLNARCHISVDGPDGVHFVSNNGVVLSPLSSSLALAENGETSNGRTPAGSKKKWSRRIGMVRGSLSVVHQLHALVMKKCLTIAARVIGVSMRGDEVRVVLLVDVYLPIALWSGWQFPRSATTAAALFKHLSCDWKTRLLMLASSRHDLADDCGTWNLPDCHVLECKQQCSVAEASKRKLFELHEIFRSLPSVMKGGNPNFSKVNPANTASETGIWLVPDDILIKILTALRPIDLVRVAATCLHLRSLAAPIMPCMKLKLFPHQQAAVEWMLQRERHSEVLQHPLYLNFTTQDGFPFYVNTVSGKIVTGMVPAIKDFRGGMFCDEPGLGKTITALSLILKTQGSIADPPDGVQVIWCDDNSDQKRGYYEIKDQSTGSNTVSLNNKVTGHNPRRGQFCQDDLTPTKNSKMCTLKDGIVVLSDQQVDLKGSCPEKGIVSQKVTSGSLRTRTCSVHAARSCGKTRRNLLNEYEEASVFPTETVTRNSATKRKQAPDDPRKSSLEHSAFSDLSSCKGKRPKMMYADHFQFNETWVQCDGCGKWRKLLDASAADTSRAWFCSMNSDPLYQNCGVPEETWNYESITYLPGFCTKGTPGGLKENVSFFTSVLREHHERLNYRTKKVLTWLAKLPPEKLSEMETGGLAHPVAELCITDDGNYQEYHHIFQAFGLVKSIEKHVTRWYYPRNLANLVFDLDALRVALCEPLGSLRIYVSRATLIVVPSNLVDHWKTQIEEHVRPGQLRVYAWTDHKKPSPHYLAWDFDVVITTFSRLSTEWSRRKRSALMQVHWLRVILDEGHTLGSSLSLTNKLQMAVFLRASSRWLLTGTPTPNTPNSQLSHLKPMLKFLHEEAYGLNQKSWEDGILRPFEAEMEDGRERLLQLLHRCMISARKIDLKTIPPCIKKVTFLDFNDEHARSYNELVETVRRNILLADWNDPSHVESLLNPKQWKFRSVTIRNLRLSCCVAGHIRVTDAGQDIQDTMDVLKENGLDPVSEEFDLLKSNLLHGGNCMRCKEWCRLPVITPCRHLLCLDCVALDSERCTLSGCGNLYEMQSPETLARPENPNPMWPVPKDLIELQPSYKQDDWHPDWQLTSSSKVSYLVSRLKMLLQANQAIDNSNDEKGVHLHFSLQRCSQQDVLELKGQLTRTIPEKVIVFSQFLEHIHVIEQQLTIAGIQFAGMYNPMPSASKMKSLATFQNDANCVALLMDGSAALGLDLSFVTHVYLMEPIWDKSMEEQVISRAHRMGATRPIYVETLAMNGTIEEQMLNFLQDADECKRLLKEEFGKHDGGGARVYRTLHDFAENNYLAQLNFVRRNSRT, encoded by the exons ATGGAGAACCCCAGCGAAGACGATCCAATCCCGGACCATAAGCTCTGCGGTTACCTCCGGACAGTTGTCACAATTCCTCCTCCTCAGAATTCCCAAACCCTACCTCCTCTCAACGCCCGATGTCACATTTCCGTTGACGGTCCCGACGGCGTCCACTTTGTATCCAACAACGGCGTCGTCTTGTCTCCGCTCAGCAGTTCACTCGCATTGGCGGAAAACGGCGAAACCTCGAACGGTAGGACGCCCGCTGGTTCGAAGAAAAAATGGAGCAGGAGAATTGGGATGGTTCGTGGGAGCCTAAGCGTGGTGCATCAACTACATGCGCTGGTAATGAAGAAGTGTTTGACCATTGCTGCGCGTGTAATTGGGGTTTCGATGCGTGGGGATGAAGTGAGGGTTGTGCTTCTGGTGGATGTCTATTTGCCCATCGCATTATGGTCTGGTTGGCAGTTCCCTAGGTCCGCCACCACCGCGGCTGCGCTTTTTAAGCACCTGAG TTGTGACTGGAAAACTAGACTTTTGATGCTTGCAAGTTCCAGGCATGATTTGGCAGATGATTGTGGAACTTGGAACCTTCCTGATTGTCATGTTCTTGAATGCAAACAGCAGTGTAGTGTTGCAGAAGCTTCTAAGAGGAAGTTGTTTGAACTTCATGAAATATTTAGGAGCTTGCCAAGTGTTATGAAGGGGGGAAAcccaaacttttcaaaagtAAATCCAGCTAACACCGCTTCTGAAACTGGTATTTGGCTGGTACCAgatgatattttgatcaaaattctaACTGCACTTCGGCCTATTGACCTTGTGAGGGTAGCTGCAACATGTCTTCATTTAAGGTCTTTGGCAGCACCAATCATGCCATGTATGAAACTGAAACTTTTTCCTCATCAGCAGGCAGCTGTTGAGTGGATGCTACAGAGGGAGCGGCATTCTGAAGTCTTGCAACATCCTCTGTACTTGAACTTTACAACGCAAGATGGGTTTCCCTTTTATGTTAATACTGTTTCTGGGAAAATAGTGACTGGTATGGTTCCTGCCATTAAGGATTTCCGTGGGGGTATGTTTTGTGATGAACCTGGCTTGGGTAAGACTATTACTGCTTTGTCTCTCATTCTGAAAACACAGGGAAGTATTGCAGATCCACCAGATGGTGTACAAGTAATCTGGTGTGATGACAATTCTGATCAGAAACGTGGTTACTATGAGATTAAGGATCAAAGTACTGGCAGTAATACAGTGTCATTGAATAATAAGGTTACTGGTCATAATCCTAGAAGGGGACAGTTTTGCCAAGATGACCTTACTCCAACAAAGAACTCAAAAATGTGCACTCTAAAAGATGGCATTGTTGTGCTTTCAGATCAACAAGTGGATCTTAAGGGTTCATGTCCTGAGAAAGGAATTGTATCACAAAAAGTAACATCTGGTTCCCTAAGAACAAGAACATGTTCCGTTCATGCTGCCAGGAGCTGTGGTAAGACCAGGAGAAATCTTCTTAATGAGTATGAAGAAGCTTCTGTCTTTCCTACTGAAACAGTGACTAGGAACTCTGCAACCAAAAGAAAGCAGGCTCCAGATGATCCTAGGAAAAGTTCTCTGGAGCACAGTGCTTTCTCAGATCTATCATCATGTAAGGGAAAGAGACCTAAAATGATGTATGCAGATCACTTTCAGTTTAATGAAACATGGGTCCAGTGTGATGGTTGTGGAAAGTGGCGGAAGCTTTTGGATGCAAGTGCAGCAGATACATCCAGAGCTTGGTTTTGTAGTATGAACAGCGATCCTTTATACCAAAATTGTGGTGTTCCTGAAGAAACCTGGAACTACGAGTCCATCACTTATTTACCTGGATTTTGTACCAAAGGAACTCCTGGGGGTCTGAAAGAAAATGTATCATTTTTTACTAGTGTACTGAGGGAACACCATGAGCGACTAAACTATAGAACAAAGAAGGTCTTAACTTGGTTGGCTAAACTTCCACCGGAGAAGCTCTCAGAAATGGAAACTGGTGGGTTGGCACATCCAGTTGCAGAACTTTGTATAACTGATGATGGTAACTACCAAGAGTATCACCATATTTTTCAAGCATTTGGGCTCGTTAAGAGCATAGAAAAACATGTAACAAGGTGGTATTACCCAAGAAATCTTGCGAATCTTGTTTTTGATTTGGATGCCCTTCGAGTTGCTCTTTGTGAGCCATTAGGTTCATTGAGGATTTATGTGTCGCGGGCAACATTAATTGTTGTCCCTTCTAATCTGGTTGATCATTGGAAAACTCAGATTGAAGAGCATGTTAGACCAGGTCAGTTGAGGGTATATGCTTGGACTGATCACAAAAAGCCCTCACCACATTATCTTGCTTGGGATTTTGATGTTGTCATAACGACTTTCAGTCGTCTAAGCACTGAGTGGAGCCGGAGAAAAAGAAGTGCTTTGATGCAAGTCCATTGGCTACGGGTGATATTGGATGAAGGGCACACTCTTGGCTCCAGTCTCAGTTTGACAAACAAATTGCAAATGGCTGTTTTCCTGAGAGCTTCAAGCCGCTGGTTGTTAACAGGAACGCCAACTCCCAACACTCCTAATAGTCAGCTTTCTCATCTTAAACCAATGCTTAAGTTTCTCCATGAAGAAGCTTATGGCCTAAATCAAAAGTCTTGGGAAGATGGTATTCTCAGGCCATTCGAGGCTGAGATGGAAGATGGTAGGGAGCGATTACTACAGCTACTTCATAGGTGCATGATTAGTGCAAGAAAAATTGACTTGAAGACCATTCCTCCTTGCATAAAAAAAGTAACATTTTTAGATTTCAATGATGAACATGCAAGAAGTTACAATGAATTAGTTGAAACAGTAAGGCGAAATATATTATTGGCAGACTGGAATGATCCTTCTCATGTGGAGAGTCTACTGAATCCAAAGCAATGGAAATTCCGAAGTGTTACTATCAGGAATTTGAGGTTATCATGCTGTGTGGCTGGACACATCAGAGTGACCGATGCTGGCCAAGACATCCAGGACACCATGGATGTTTTAAAAGAGAATGGTCTAGATCCTGTTTCAGAGGAATTTGATTTACTAAAATCTAACCTTCTTCATGGTGGCAATTGCATGAG GTGCAAGGAATGGTGTCGGTTGCCAGTCATTACACCTTGTAGGCATCTTTTATGCCTTGATTGTGTTGCTTTGGACAGTGAAAGGTGTACATTGTCTGGCTGTGGCAACTTATATGAGATGCAGAGCCCTGAAACACTGGCTCGTCCTGAAAATCCTAATCCAATGTGGCCAGTTCCAAAAGATCTCATAGAGTTGCAGCCATCATACAAACAG GATGACTGGCATCCTGATTGGCAGTTAACATCTAGCAGCAAAGTTTCTTATCTTGTGAGTAGGTTAAAAATGTTGCTCCAAGCTAATCAAGCAATTGATAATTCCAATGATGAGAAAGGAGTGCATTTACATTTCTCCCTTCAGAGGTGTAGTCAGCAGGATGTCTTGGAACTTAAGGGCCAATTAACCAGGACAATCCCAGAGAAAGTTATTGTATTTTCTCAGTTTCTTGAGCATATACATGTCATAGAACAGCAG TTAACAATTGCAGGTATTCAATTTGCTGGAATGTATAATCCGATGCCTTCTGCTAGCAAG ATGAAATCTCTGGCAACCTTCCAGAATGATGCAAATTGTGTGGCTCTTCTGATGGATGGAAGTGCAGCATTAGGTCTTGATTTGAGTTTTGTAACACATGTCTATCTGATGGAACCGATTTGGGACAAAAG CATGGAGGAACAGGTTATCAGTCGTGCTCACCGGATGGGTGCAACGCGTCCTATATATGTCGAAACTTTAGCTATGAATGGTACAATTGAAGAGCAGATGTTGAACTTCTTACAG GATGCTGATGAATGCAAAAGATTGTTGAAAGAAGAGTTTGGCAAACATGATGGTGGAGGGGCACGAGTTTATCGCACATTACATGATTTTGCTGAAAACAATTATTTAGCTCAACTTAACTTTGTTCGCAGGAATTCAAGGACGTAA